In Oceanobacillus sp. FSL K6-2867, one DNA window encodes the following:
- a CDS encoding OFA family MFS transporter codes for MGKVKNRWLIAASAVGVHISIGSAYAWSVFTNPMVAQYGWETTEISLAFSIAIFMLGFSAAFMGRFVEKQGPRRSAMLAAIFFSIGVAGSGLATAFESLFLLYLFYGVIGGIGLGIGYIAPVSTLVKWFPDRRGLATGLAIMGFGFAALLSGPAAAALINMVGISSTFYVLGAVYFIVMTLAAQYLSPPPEGWAPKGFKESEQNGTRKIKVDLSQLTANEAIKTRRFWMLWCMLFLNVTCGIAVIAVASPMAQDIAGMTPIAAAAMVGIMGLFNGGGRLGWAALSDYIGRPNVYTTFFVLQIISFFMLPFAANGILFQLLIFTILTCYGGGFASIPAYIGDLFGTKQLGAIHGYILTAWAVAGVVGPILLSLIYDSTNSYNLTMMIFGIFFIIAFAISIWIRADINRLRNAQQSATQKLGAAVTK; via the coding sequence ATGGGGAAGGTTAAAAATCGCTGGCTAATTGCTGCTTCTGCAGTAGGGGTTCACATTTCAATTGGCTCTGCCTATGCTTGGAGTGTTTTTACAAATCCTATGGTGGCCCAATATGGATGGGAAACAACGGAAATATCACTTGCTTTTAGTATTGCTATTTTTATGCTTGGCTTTTCGGCTGCCTTTATGGGGAGGTTTGTGGAAAAGCAGGGACCGAGAAGGTCTGCAATGCTTGCTGCGATATTTTTTAGTATTGGTGTTGCTGGTTCTGGATTAGCTACAGCTTTTGAGTCCTTATTTTTATTGTATCTATTTTATGGTGTAATTGGTGGAATTGGTTTAGGGATTGGTTATATTGCTCCAGTATCAACACTGGTAAAATGGTTTCCTGATCGTCGTGGGCTCGCTACAGGGCTAGCAATTATGGGATTTGGTTTTGCAGCACTTTTAAGTGGACCGGCAGCTGCAGCTTTGATTAATATGGTTGGTATTTCCAGTACGTTTTATGTGCTTGGTGCAGTTTATTTTATCGTGATGACACTTGCAGCACAATATTTATCTCCACCACCAGAGGGATGGGCACCAAAAGGGTTTAAAGAAAGCGAGCAAAATGGTACGCGTAAAATTAAAGTAGATCTATCACAGCTGACAGCAAATGAGGCAATTAAAACACGTCGTTTCTGGATGCTTTGGTGCATGCTTTTCTTAAATGTTACTTGTGGCATTGCTGTTATCGCAGTAGCTTCACCAATGGCACAGGATATAGCAGGTATGACACCAATTGCTGCAGCTGCAATGGTTGGAATCATGGGTCTGTTTAATGGCGGCGGAAGGCTTGGCTGGGCAGCGCTATCAGATTATATTGGCCGTCCTAATGTATATACGACATTTTTTGTTCTCCAAATTATTTCGTTTTTCATGCTGCCTTTTGCTGCCAATGGAATTCTATTTCAACTGCTTATTTTTACGATATTAACTTGCTATGGCGGTGGATTTGCATCAATCCCAGCTTATATTGGTGATCTCTTTGGCACCAAACAGCTCGGGGCGATTCATGGATATATTTTAACTGCATGGGCGGTTGCAGGGGTGGTTGGTCCAATTCTGCTGTCCTTAATCTACGACTCTACGAATAGTTATAATTTAACAATGATGATTTTTGGTATCTTTTTTATTATCGCATTTGCTATTTCTATCTGGATTCGAGCAGATATTAATCGTTTAAGAAATGCCCAGCAATCAGCAACTCAAAAGCTTGGTGCAGCTGTAACGAAGTAA
- a CDS encoding YdiU family protein — protein MGKKSGNDAGWNLENSYMRLPDFLYKKTNPTPVQSPGLVIFNKKLGVSLGLHAEDLINETGVELLAGNRIPEGSIPIAQSYAGHQFGHFTMLGDGRAVLLGEQITPENERFDIQLKGAGRTPYSRGGDGRAALGPMLREYIISEAMHGLGIPTSRSLAVVTTGESIIRENELPGAILTRAADSHLRVGTFQYAANWGSTEDLRALADYTLERHFSDGDYGENRYLYLLQKVMERQAALVAKWQQAGFIHGVMNTDNMTISGETIDYGPCAFMDTYHQNTVFSSIDIDGRYAYGNQPHIAGWNLARFAESLLPLLHENEEQALELAQEAISAFSEMFRFHWMKGMRAKLGIFNEEKKDIALVETLLRMMQKHQADYTNTFLALTFNWQENFELGSSPEFKEWYQLWQERLARQEEAEASSRQLMRDSNPAVIPRNHQVEAALSAAVEDGDYHVMERLLHILSDPYAHTDEQSKFAAPPVKTSIPYRTYCGT, from the coding sequence ATGGGAAAAAAGAGTGGAAATGATGCTGGGTGGAATTTAGAAAATAGCTATATGCGCTTACCGGATTTCCTTTATAAAAAAACGAATCCAACTCCAGTACAGTCGCCAGGATTAGTTATTTTTAATAAAAAGTTAGGGGTCTCACTTGGATTGCATGCTGAGGATTTAATAAATGAAACTGGTGTTGAACTGTTGGCGGGCAATCGAATTCCTGAGGGATCTATTCCGATTGCGCAAAGCTATGCTGGACATCAATTTGGACATTTTACGATGCTTGGCGATGGCAGAGCGGTATTATTGGGAGAACAAATAACTCCAGAGAATGAACGTTTTGATATCCAGCTGAAAGGGGCGGGAAGGACACCATACTCTCGGGGAGGAGACGGACGTGCCGCGCTTGGTCCAATGTTAAGAGAGTATATCATTAGTGAAGCGATGCACGGACTGGGTATTCCCACTTCCCGCAGCCTGGCGGTTGTAACAACCGGGGAATCTATTATTCGTGAAAATGAGCTGCCTGGCGCAATTTTAACCCGTGCTGCCGATAGTCATCTTCGTGTTGGCACATTTCAGTATGCTGCGAATTGGGGCTCTACTGAAGATCTTCGCGCATTAGCTGATTATACTTTAGAAAGACATTTTTCTGACGGCGATTATGGAGAGAATCGCTATCTATATCTGCTCCAAAAGGTAATGGAGCGTCAAGCAGCACTTGTAGCTAAATGGCAGCAAGCTGGCTTTATCCATGGTGTAATGAACACGGACAATATGACGATCAGTGGCGAGACGATTGATTACGGCCCATGTGCATTTATGGACACGTATCATCAGAACACCGTATTCAGCTCTATCGACATTGATGGGCGCTATGCTTATGGGAATCAGCCGCATATAGCTGGCTGGAATCTCGCACGTTTTGCTGAAAGTTTATTGCCATTGCTGCACGAAAATGAGGAGCAGGCCTTGGAACTTGCTCAGGAAGCAATATCGGCATTCTCTGAAATGTTTCGTTTTCATTGGATGAAAGGAATGCGAGCCAAACTGGGTATTTTTAATGAGGAGAAAAAGGACATTGCACTTGTTGAAACTCTTCTCCGTATGATGCAGAAGCACCAAGCAGACTATACGAATACATTTTTGGCGTTAACCTTTAATTGGCAGGAGAATTTTGAACTGGGCAGCTCTCCAGAATTTAAGGAATGGTATCAGTTGTGGCAGGAAAGGCTGGCTAGACAGGAAGAGGCAGAAGCTTCGTCCCGTCAATTAATGCGAGATAGTAACCCTGCTGTAATTCCCCGGAATCATCAAGTGGAGGCTGCATTGTCTGCCGCAGTTGAGGATGGAGATTATCATGTGATGGAGCGATTGCTGCATATACTTTCCGATCCTTATGCCCATACGGACGAGCAATCTAAATTTGCTGCGCCACCTGTGAAAACATCGATTCCTTATCGAACCTATTGTGGCACATAA
- a CDS encoding MerR family transcriptional regulator: protein MTTDNFQQSYSLTEIAKQLGRPRTTVQEWRNQFKKYLPTVQGTKGRTTRYEASALKLFQIIARLKEANEPVSIIEQTLKKKNNAPHTDNEGTNAALPAVQPQVYEGLKQLAVALDEQRQINKTIMKELQELRQQHTTYHLELMELLDRQNNVEENIRTRDFRLLETMRDMQDKKQKEKQRGGIFSLVFNR from the coding sequence ATGACAACTGATAACTTCCAGCAAAGCTACAGTTTAACTGAGATAGCAAAACAGCTCGGCAGGCCGCGTACAACCGTTCAAGAATGGCGCAATCAGTTTAAAAAATACCTTCCGACAGTTCAAGGTACCAAAGGACGAACGACGAGATATGAAGCCAGTGCCCTCAAGCTTTTCCAAATAATTGCCCGTTTGAAAGAAGCAAACGAACCAGTCAGCATAATCGAACAAACTTTAAAGAAAAAAAACAATGCGCCCCATACAGATAATGAAGGTACAAATGCAGCATTGCCTGCTGTTCAGCCACAAGTTTATGAAGGGTTAAAACAATTAGCGGTTGCATTAGATGAACAACGGCAGATTAACAAAACAATTATGAAGGAATTGCAGGAATTGCGGCAGCAGCATACCACATACCATCTTGAGCTGATGGAGCTATTAGATCGACAAAACAATGTAGAGGAAAACATCCGCACCCGAGACTTTCGGCTGCTGGAAACGATGCGAGATATGCAGGATAAGAAACAAAAGGAGAAACAGCGTGGAGGGATATTTTCTCTTGTGTTTAATCGGTAA
- a CDS encoding FdhF/YdeP family oxidoreductase yields the protein MGETKHTGPIRLPKKPDPALWASKVPFGLGKIKPHHIRDTMKVVWENKDNLPYATRILTQGVCDGCALGVSGLYDQTLTGPHVCTTRLNVLRLNTMPAIEEQVLNMDIEDLRKMSSTELRKLGRIPYPLIRKAGENKFTRISWDDVLNKIAAKMRELDPKRYAFYTTSRGITNEVYYTVGKVARFLGTNNIDNASRICHSPSKTALNRSIGVGASTCNYKDWIGTDVLIFWGSVAANNQPVSTKYMYAAKRKGTKIIIINPYHEPAMDNYWVPSIAESALFGTKIADDVYQVNIGGDIAFMHGIMKHWFEMEELEFGSAIDHEFVSKHVNGLEELREKATAYEWDQLVKSSGIEKHRMIELAELLAKSKSAVFVWSMGLTQHRFGTDNISQVANLALLRGFLGREHCGLMPIRGHSGVQGSGEMGADPFVLPGGGMDEENRERVESIWGFDIPEWQGDIVGVSLENALLPEDHERKLDLYYLSGGNFLETMPDPDFVKKCLESIDIRVHQDIIFNTSTFVDAKEAVIVLPAMTRYEQPGGGTSTSTERMVYFSPEIKGPRIEEARMEWEIYVDLAKRVKSDQQHLIDFKAADEIRTEIAKAAPNYDGIQHLENRGDVFQWGGAWLCEGGICPTPDGKGNLITVELPELRKPEGHFYVTTRRGKQFNSMIYSEKDPFNDADRYDVLMNESDGTELGIKEGEPIVVYNQYGTFHGRAKFVAVKRGNIEAHWPEGNMLIPKGVYEEFAGIPEYNAAVIVEKSETYFAQKDTKYVERRVEELEVDIS from the coding sequence TTGGGAGAAACAAAGCACACAGGTCCAATTAGATTACCAAAAAAGCCTGATCCAGCCTTATGGGCAAGCAAGGTCCCATTCGGTTTAGGAAAAATAAAACCACATCATATCCGTGATACGATGAAGGTTGTGTGGGAAAATAAAGATAATTTGCCATATGCAACAAGAATTCTTACCCAAGGTGTATGTGATGGGTGTGCGCTAGGGGTATCCGGGCTTTATGACCAAACATTAACAGGTCCGCATGTATGTACAACACGTTTAAATGTACTTCGCTTAAATACGATGCCTGCGATTGAAGAGCAAGTATTAAATATGGATATAGAAGATTTGCGAAAAATGAGCAGTACGGAATTACGAAAGCTTGGACGTATCCCATATCCGCTTATTCGTAAAGCGGGTGAGAATAAGTTTACTCGTATTTCATGGGATGATGTGCTTAATAAAATTGCAGCTAAGATGAGAGAGCTCGACCCAAAACGCTATGCATTTTACACAACATCAAGAGGGATTACGAATGAGGTATATTATACTGTTGGCAAGGTTGCACGTTTTTTAGGTACGAATAATATAGACAATGCATCGAGAATCTGTCATTCACCATCGAAAACAGCACTCAATCGTTCGATTGGTGTTGGCGCATCTACTTGTAATTATAAGGATTGGATTGGAACAGACGTCCTGATATTCTGGGGATCTGTTGCGGCTAATAATCAACCTGTATCGACGAAATATATGTATGCGGCAAAACGGAAAGGGACAAAAATCATTATTATTAATCCATACCATGAGCCGGCAATGGATAATTATTGGGTGCCTTCCATTGCTGAGTCGGCACTATTCGGAACAAAAATAGCGGATGATGTTTACCAAGTGAATATTGGTGGTGACATCGCCTTTATGCATGGCATTATGAAGCACTGGTTTGAAATGGAAGAGCTGGAATTTGGCTCAGCGATCGATCATGAGTTTGTATCAAAACATGTAAATGGTCTTGAGGAATTACGAGAAAAAGCCACTGCTTATGAATGGGATCAACTCGTTAAATCATCAGGTATTGAAAAACATCGCATGATTGAATTAGCGGAACTGCTTGCGAAATCCAAATCAGCTGTTTTTGTCTGGTCAATGGGACTGACGCAGCATCGATTCGGAACAGATAATATTTCCCAAGTTGCAAATCTGGCACTGCTTAGAGGGTTTTTAGGGAGAGAGCATTGTGGACTTATGCCAATCCGTGGTCACTCCGGGGTGCAGGGGTCCGGAGAAATGGGAGCAGATCCATTCGTATTGCCCGGCGGAGGGATGGATGAGGAAAATAGAGAGCGCGTAGAAAGTATTTGGGGATTCGATATTCCGGAATGGCAAGGGGATATTGTAGGAGTATCACTTGAAAATGCCCTTTTACCAGAGGATCATGAGCGCAAGCTGGATCTTTACTATTTATCAGGGGGGAATTTCTTAGAAACGATGCCAGATCCAGACTTTGTCAAGAAATGTTTGGAAAGTATCGATATTCGTGTGCATCAGGATATTATTTTTAATACATCCACATTTGTTGATGCAAAGGAAGCAGTGATTGTTCTGCCTGCAATGACAAGGTATGAGCAGCCTGGTGGCGGAACCTCGACTTCCACAGAACGAATGGTATATTTTTCACCAGAAATCAAAGGTCCTCGTATTGAAGAAGCTCGGATGGAATGGGAAATATATGTTGACCTTGCTAAAAGGGTAAAGTCGGATCAACAGCATTTAATTGATTTTAAAGCGGCTGATGAAATACGGACAGAAATAGCCAAGGCTGCACCAAATTATGATGGGATTCAGCATTTGGAAAATCGGGGAGATGTATTCCAGTGGGGTGGAGCATGGCTTTGTGAAGGTGGGATATGCCCGACACCAGATGGAAAAGGAAATCTGATTACGGTAGAACTGCCAGAGCTGCGCAAGCCTGAAGGACACTTTTATGTTACGACACGCCGTGGGAAGCAATTTAATTCTATGATTTATAGTGAAAAGGATCCATTTAATGATGCAGACCGATACGATGTATTAATGAATGAATCAGATGGGACAGAACTTGGAATTAAAGAGGGAGAGCCAATTGTTGTTTACAATCAGTATGGAACATTCCATGGCCGTGCAAAATTTGTAGCAGTAAAACGAGGAAATATCGAAGCGCACTGGCCGGAAGGAAATATGCTTATTCCAAAGGGAGTTTATGAAGAATTTGCAGGTATCCCTGAATATAATGCTGCCGTAATTGTTGAAAAGTCGGAAACCTATTTTGCACAAAAAGATACGAAATATGTGGAAAGACGAGTGGAAGAGCTTGAAGTAGACATTAGCTAG
- a CDS encoding AbgT family transporter: protein MAKGKKGLFQRFLDRVEATGNKLPHPVTLFAILALIVLLLSAVFQPLGISVEHPGEEGTTVEIKNLLNAEGIQYIFSSMTDNFIGFAPLGVVLVTMLGIGVAERTGLISALLRGFVLSVPKRFITLGLVFAGIMSSVASDAGYVVLPPLGAMIFAALGRHPLAGLAAAFAGVSGGFSANLLLSGTDVLLGELTIAGAAIIDPAYAETMNIAMNWFFIAASVFVLTFIGAWVTERVVEPRLGAYNGDQKEKLDGLQSIEKKGLIWSGVAVVVALVLASLLVLPQNAPMRGTEGDWMAQIIQSPFMSSLVPIIAILFFVPGLVYGVITKSIRNDKDVAAQMSDTMASMGMFIVLAFTAGQFVAFFNESNMGLVLGVYGAEFLDSVNLTGIPLIVIFILITAVINIFIGSATAKWAMMAPIFVPIMMQMGYSPELTQMAYRIADSSTNIISPLMTYFAIIIAFAQKYDKKMGIGTLVSVMVPYSMFFLIGWTIMLIIWFLFGLPLGPGGPLHY, encoded by the coding sequence ATGGCAAAAGGAAAGAAGGGGTTATTTCAGCGTTTCTTGGACCGGGTGGAAGCAACTGGGAACAAACTTCCGCACCCAGTAACATTATTTGCTATCTTAGCTCTGATTGTATTACTATTATCAGCAGTCTTCCAACCATTAGGAATTAGTGTAGAGCATCCTGGGGAGGAAGGGACAACAGTTGAAATCAAGAATTTACTAAATGCGGAAGGTATCCAATATATATTTTCGAGTATGACAGATAACTTTATTGGTTTTGCTCCACTTGGTGTTGTGCTCGTAACGATGCTTGGCATTGGTGTTGCAGAACGGACAGGCTTGATAAGTGCGCTATTACGGGGATTTGTATTATCCGTACCAAAGCGGTTTATTACGCTTGGGCTAGTTTTTGCTGGTATTATGTCAAGTGTAGCATCTGATGCTGGATATGTGGTACTGCCGCCGCTTGGTGCTATGATTTTTGCGGCACTTGGCAGACACCCGCTGGCTGGACTTGCAGCAGCATTTGCTGGTGTTTCAGGTGGATTTAGTGCGAATTTATTATTATCAGGTACGGACGTACTGCTTGGTGAGTTGACGATTGCAGGAGCAGCAATAATTGACCCGGCGTATGCAGAAACGATGAATATTGCAATGAATTGGTTTTTCATTGCAGCATCTGTATTTGTGTTGACGTTTATCGGAGCTTGGGTAACAGAGCGAGTTGTTGAGCCTCGACTTGGAGCATATAATGGAGATCAGAAGGAGAAATTGGACGGGCTTCAGTCCATTGAGAAAAAAGGACTAATCTGGTCAGGTGTTGCAGTTGTAGTTGCTTTAGTGCTGGCATCACTGCTCGTATTGCCGCAAAATGCCCCAATGCGTGGCACAGAAGGGGATTGGATGGCACAAATTATACAATCTCCATTCATGAGTTCATTAGTTCCAATTATCGCAATTTTATTTTTTGTCCCTGGACTTGTTTATGGCGTTATTACGAAATCAATCCGAAACGATAAAGATGTTGCAGCACAAATGTCTGACACGATGGCATCGATGGGAATGTTTATTGTGCTGGCATTTACTGCTGGTCAATTTGTTGCATTCTTTAATGAGTCAAATATGGGACTAGTTCTCGGAGTATACGGCGCAGAATTTTTGGATAGTGTTAACCTAACTGGAATACCATTAATTGTTATATTTATTCTCATCACAGCGGTCATAAACATATTTATTGGAAGTGCCACTGCAAAATGGGCAATGATGGCTCCAATCTTTGTTCCAATTATGATGCAGATGGGCTATTCCCCAGAACTGACACAAATGGCATACCGGATTGCAGATTCGTCTACAAACATTATTTCACCGTTAATGACGTACTTTGCAATAATTATTGCATTTGCTCAGAAATATGATAAGAAAATGGGAATTGGGACATTAGTATCGGTTATGGTACCATACTCTATGTTCTTCTTAATTGGCTGGACAATCATGCTAATTATATGGTTCTTGTTTGGACTCCCACTTGGCCCTGGGGGACCACTTCACTATTAA
- the fdhD gene encoding formate dehydrogenase accessory sulfurtransferase FdhD produces the protein MKDVKEDGWEIIRFNGHSQSILHEEVAVEAPLTIMINGSEFATIVCSPSNHKDLVIGFLASEGVIRFKDEIKRISIDEKLGFAYVDLYKQIDPSQIDHSKRFIGSCCGKSRQFYFKSDVKTAKTVTSKLSITVDQCFHLMKELQTNSEQFIRTGGVHNAALATCDDILTIRTDIGRHNALDKIYGHIIDEKIRVADKLIVFSGRISSEVLLKISKIGVGILLSKSAPTDLGLQLADDLGITVIGFARGNKMNVYTHADRIIDVKAKI, from the coding sequence ATGAAAGATGTGAAAGAGGATGGCTGGGAAATAATCCGATTTAATGGACATTCCCAGTCCATTTTACATGAAGAGGTTGCAGTCGAAGCACCGCTTACGATTATGATAAATGGAAGTGAATTTGCAACAATTGTATGTTCACCGTCTAATCATAAGGATCTGGTCATCGGCTTTCTTGCCTCAGAAGGGGTCATTCGATTTAAGGATGAAATAAAACGAATTTCAATAGACGAGAAACTCGGATTTGCTTATGTGGATCTGTATAAACAGATAGATCCTTCTCAAATTGACCACTCGAAACGTTTTATCGGTTCTTGCTGCGGGAAAAGCCGTCAGTTTTATTTTAAAAGTGATGTAAAAACTGCTAAAACGGTAACAAGCAAGCTTTCGATAACGGTGGATCAATGTTTTCATTTAATGAAAGAACTGCAAACAAATTCAGAGCAATTTATTCGTACAGGCGGGGTTCATAATGCGGCACTTGCTACTTGCGATGACATCCTTACGATAAGAACAGATATCGGACGGCATAATGCATTGGATAAAATATACGGACATATCATCGATGAAAAAATAAGAGTGGCAGACAAACTGATCGTCTTTAGTGGCCGGATTTCATCGGAAGTACTGCTGAAAATTTCCAAAATCGGTGTTGGCATCCTCCTTTCGAAATCAGCACCGACAGATTTAGGATTACAGCTGGCAGATGATCTGGGAATTACGGTCATTGGCTTTGCAAGGGGAAATAAAATGAATGTCTATACACATGCAGATCGAATAATTGATGTAAAAGCGAAAATATAA
- the fdhA gene encoding formaldehyde dehydrogenase, glutathione-independent, with protein sequence MSNKAVVYVKAGEVEVRDIGYPDLILRDGPGVNPLNVGRKCNHGVILKVISTNICGSDQHMVRGRTTAPSGLVLGHEITGEVIEIGSDVEFIQKGDIVSVPFNIACGRCENCKQQDTHICTNVNPDRPGSAYGYVDMGGWVGGQSEYVMVPYADFQLLKFPDRDQALEKILDLTMLSDIFPTGYHGAVSAGVKTGSTVYVAGAGPVGLAAAHSAQLLGASAVIVGDLNEERLEQARSFGCETVNLREHDNLGEQIEQILGTPEVDCAIDAVGFEASGHGKDAGEAPATVLNSIMGVTRAGGRLGIPGLYVTGDPGAVDTDAKEGTLKIRFGLGFAKAHTFVTGQTPVMRYNRDLMKAILSGRAQIAKAVNATVIPIGEAPDGYKAFDGGVSRKFVIDPHGMIKQKSYGAAEQRVNG encoded by the coding sequence ATGAGTAACAAAGCGGTTGTATATGTTAAAGCTGGAGAGGTAGAGGTGCGGGATATCGGGTATCCTGATCTAATACTTCGGGATGGTCCAGGGGTTAATCCTTTAAACGTAGGAAGAAAATGTAACCACGGGGTCATTTTAAAGGTAATTTCTACGAATATCTGTGGTAGTGATCAGCATATGGTAAGAGGTCGTACTACTGCTCCAAGCGGCTTAGTTCTTGGACATGAAATTACAGGTGAAGTTATTGAAATCGGCAGCGATGTAGAGTTTATTCAAAAAGGGGACATTGTGTCTGTTCCGTTTAATATTGCATGTGGACGTTGTGAAAATTGTAAACAGCAAGATACACATATTTGTACAAATGTTAACCCTGATCGTCCTGGCTCCGCGTACGGCTATGTTGATATGGGCGGCTGGGTCGGCGGTCAATCAGAATATGTCATGGTTCCTTATGCAGATTTCCAATTATTAAAGTTTCCTGACCGTGATCAGGCATTAGAGAAAATCCTAGACTTAACAATGCTTTCCGATATTTTTCCAACTGGATATCATGGCGCCGTAAGTGCAGGTGTCAAAACTGGATCAACTGTATATGTTGCAGGTGCAGGTCCTGTCGGCTTGGCTGCTGCACACTCCGCTCAATTATTAGGAGCGTCTGCTGTTATCGTTGGGGACTTAAATGAAGAGCGTCTCGAACAAGCAAGAAGCTTTGGCTGTGAAACAGTAAACTTACGTGAACATGATAATCTAGGAGAGCAAATCGAACAAATTCTTGGAACACCTGAAGTGGACTGTGCCATTGATGCAGTTGGCTTTGAAGCAAGTGGACACGGAAAAGATGCAGGTGAAGCACCTGCTACTGTGCTAAATTCGATTATGGGTGTAACCAGGGCAGGTGGTCGCTTAGGTATTCCAGGGCTATACGTAACTGGAGATCCAGGTGCAGTTGATACAGATGCAAAAGAAGGAACTTTAAAAATCCGCTTCGGTCTGGGATTTGCAAAGGCACATACATTTGTAACTGGCCAAACGCCAGTTATGAGATATAATCGTGATTTAATGAAAGCTATTTTAAGTGGCAGAGCACAAATTGCCAAAGCGGTTAATGCAACGGTTATTCCCATCGGTGAAGCTCCGGACGGCTATAAAGCTTTTGACGGTGGCGTATCTCGTAAATTTGTTATTGATCCACATGGTATGATTAAGCAGAAATCTTATGGAGCTGCTGAGCAACGGGTTAATGGTTAA
- a CDS encoding alanine--glyoxylate aminotransferase family protein, with the protein MYTELNTPARTIMTPGPVEAEPRVLRAMATPILGQFDPAFTEIMDRVMKMLRELFQTENKWAFPIDGTSRSGAEALLCSIIEPGDKVFIPIYGRFGYLLNEICERYGAEVYTMECEWGEVFDPEEVITEMKRINPKVTAIVHGETSTGQMQPLEEIGKACREQDILFVVDAVASIGGTPVKVDEWYIDGIVGGTQKCLSVPSGMAPITYNDRIEKVIQARKKVEKGIETENDRQNLGNNPFIKSNYFDVSMLQDYWGPRRLNHHTEATSMIYALHEGLRIVLEEGLDERFARHKHHEEALVAGIEAMGLELFGNQDSKLPVVTCITIPDGIDGESVRKMLLDEFTIEIASSFGPLQGKIWRIGTMGYSCRKENVLFALAGLEAVLIRHGAPIQVGKALQAAMDVYTK; encoded by the coding sequence ATGTACACAGAACTAAACACACCAGCTAGAACGATTATGACTCCAGGGCCAGTAGAAGCTGAGCCGCGTGTGCTTCGTGCGATGGCTACACCAATTCTTGGCCAGTTTGATCCAGCATTTACCGAAATTATGGATCGCGTAATGAAAATGCTGCGAGAGCTTTTTCAGACAGAAAACAAATGGGCTTTCCCGATTGATGGTACTTCAAGATCAGGTGCCGAAGCATTACTTTGCAGTATTATTGAACCGGGAGATAAAGTCTTTATTCCGATATATGGAAGATTTGGATATTTATTAAATGAGATTTGTGAACGATACGGTGCAGAGGTTTACACAATGGAATGTGAATGGGGGGAAGTTTTTGACCCAGAGGAAGTAATTACGGAAATGAAAAGAATAAACCCGAAAGTTACAGCAATTGTCCATGGTGAAACATCAACTGGTCAAATGCAGCCCTTAGAGGAAATCGGAAAAGCTTGCAGAGAACAAGATATCTTATTTGTAGTGGATGCTGTAGCTTCCATCGGCGGCACTCCTGTAAAAGTGGATGAATGGTATATTGATGGCATTGTTGGCGGTACACAAAAATGCTTGTCTGTTCCATCTGGAATGGCACCAATTACGTATAATGATAGAATTGAAAAAGTAATTCAAGCAAGAAAGAAAGTAGAAAAAGGGATTGAAACAGAAAATGACCGCCAAAATCTCGGTAACAATCCATTTATTAAAAGTAATTATTTTGATGTGAGTATGCTGCAGGATTATTGGGGTCCAAGACGCTTAAATCATCATACAGAAGCAACTTCCATGATTTACGCACTTCATGAAGGTCTTCGTATTGTGCTTGAAGAAGGTTTGGATGAACGGTTTGCTCGTCATAAACATCACGAAGAGGCTTTAGTAGCTGGTATCGAAGCAATGGGGCTAGAGTTGTTTGGTAATCAAGACTCTAAACTGCCAGTAGTTACCTGTATAACAATACCAGACGGAATTGATGGAGAATCCGTTCGAAAAATGCTGCTCGATGAATTTACAATCGAAATCGCAAGTTCCTTTGGTCCTCTGCAAGGGAAAATCTGGCGAATTGGTACAATGGGCTATAGCTGTCGTAAAGAAAATGTGTTGTTTGCACTAGCTGGTTTAGAAGCAGTACTCATTCGACATGGTGCCCCTATTCAGGTTGGTAAAGCGTTGCAGGCAGCAATGGATGTTTATACTAAATAG